A genomic region of Saccopteryx bilineata isolate mSacBil1 chromosome 1, mSacBil1_pri_phased_curated, whole genome shotgun sequence contains the following coding sequences:
- the GZMM gene encoding granzyme M: protein MEAPLSLLPLLLLTIEALWAGGDSLETHIIGGHEAAPHTYPYMVSLQKAGAHLCGGVLVHPQWVLTAAHCVAKPTQLLRLVLGLHKLRDPGLTFRVKEAVLHPEYKLAPSLENDLALLKLDGKVKRSKTIRPVALPLRRQVVAAGVRCRVAGWGLTQHRQLAGALRELDMRVLDARMCNNSRFWNGDITPSMICLKSESKNQAPCKGDSGGPVVCSKGWVAGIISFSSIACTDIFKPPVATATAPYESWIKKIISRWPASPQA, encoded by the exons ATGGAGGCCCCCTTATCTctgctgccactgctgctgctgACCATAGAGGCCCTCTGGGCAG GAGGTGACTCACTTGAAACCCACATCATTGGGGGTCATGAGGCTGCCCCCCACACTTATCCGTACATGGTCTCACTGCAGAAAGCTGGTGCCCATCTGTGTGGGGGTGTTCTTGTGCACCCGCAGTGGGTATTGACAGCTGCCCACTGCGTGGCCAAGCC GACCCAACTGCTGAGACTGGTACTGGGACTTCACAAGCTCAGAGACCCTGGCCTCACCTTCCGAGTCAAGGAAGCAGTCCTGCACCCTGAGTACAAACTTGCCCCCAGTCTGGAGAATGACCTTGCTCTGCTTAAG TTGGACGGGAAGGTGAAACGCAGCAAGACTATTCGGCCTGTGGCCTTGCCTCTGAGGCGCCAGGTAGTGGCAGCAGGAGTAAGGTGCAGAGTGGCTGGCTGGGGACTGACCCAGCACAGACAGCTGGCAGGAGCACTGAGGGAGCTGGACATGCGTGTGCTGGATGCCAGGATGTGCAACAACAGTCGCTTCTGGAATGGTGACATCACCCCCTCCATGATCTGCCTGAAGTCTGAGTCCAAGAACCAGGCCCCCTGCAAG GGGGACTCAGGCGGACCAGTCGTGTGCAGCAAAGGCTGGGTAGCTGGAATCATTTCCTTCAGTTCCATAGCCTGCACTGACATCTTCAAGCCCCCGGTGGCCACCGCTACGGCCCCCTACGAGTCCTGGATCAAGAAGATCATCAGCCGCTGGCCAGCCTCACCTCAGGCCTAA